One window from the genome of Erwinia sorbitola encodes:
- a CDS encoding carbamate kinase, whose protein sequence is METLVIALGGNALLPRGAVLSAENQYQSIALIAGAIGRLAKKYRIAIVHGNGPQVGLLALQNLAYRDVPPYPLDILVAETQGMIGYMLAQQLTALDPEQPVSTLLTRVQVDGNDPAYQEPGKYIGPVYQPEQQQELEKKYGWSMKLDGKYLRRVVPSPEPKKIIDIDAIKLLLDSNHIVICNGGGGVPVMNTDKGLTGSEAVIDKDLASALLAESLNADHLVILTDADAVYQHWGTPRQQAIRSATTQELAPMAVADGAMGPKIMAVSRFVERSGKVAHIGALQDIDAVLAGTAGTLITP, encoded by the coding sequence ATGGAAACACTCGTTATTGCTTTAGGGGGTAATGCCCTGTTACCTCGCGGCGCGGTGCTCTCAGCTGAAAATCAGTATCAGAGCATTGCTTTAATTGCCGGTGCCATTGGCCGGCTGGCGAAGAAATATCGCATTGCGATTGTTCATGGCAACGGCCCGCAGGTAGGGCTGCTGGCGCTGCAAAACCTTGCGTATCGCGATGTCCCGCCTTACCCGTTAGATATTTTAGTGGCTGAAACTCAGGGAATGATTGGCTATATGCTGGCTCAACAGCTTACTGCACTTGACCCTGAGCAGCCGGTATCAACACTGCTGACTCGTGTGCAGGTAGACGGCAATGATCCTGCCTATCAGGAGCCGGGTAAGTACATCGGGCCAGTGTATCAGCCAGAACAGCAGCAGGAACTGGAGAAAAAATACGGCTGGAGCATGAAACTGGACGGCAAATATCTGCGCCGGGTAGTGCCATCGCCTGAGCCTAAAAAAATTATCGATATTGACGCCATCAAACTGCTGCTCGATAGCAATCACATTGTGATCTGCAATGGCGGTGGCGGGGTACCGGTAATGAATACTGATAAAGGGCTGACCGGAAGCGAAGCCGTGATCGACAAAGATCTCGCGTCGGCACTACTGGCTGAATCGCTGAATGCCGATCACCTGGTGATCCTCACCGATGCCGATGCCGTTTATCAGCATTGGGGTACGCCACGTCAGCAAGCTATCAGATCGGCAACGACTCAGGAACTGGCACCAATGGCAGTGGCCGACGGTGCGATGGGGCCGAAAATTATGGCTGTGAGCCGTTTTGTCGAGCGTAGTGGCAAAGTAGCGCATATCGGAGCATTGCAGGATATTGATGCTGTTCTGGCGGGTACCGCTGGCACGCTGATAACTCCATAA
- a CDS encoding YlbE family protein, with translation MYETIEQANAAVIARIREARPHWQDVDLAKVLIPELAQGRRLLHAGPPVTWQEMSGPVRGACIGACLFEKWAENEQQALALLENGEIEFIPCHNVSAVGPMGGITSANMPLVVVKNLTHGNHAYCNMNEGIGKVMRFGAYGEDVQERLRWMRDSLAPVLKAVLATYENGLDLTAVMAQAITMGDEFHQRNIAASALLMRQLAPQISLLDRDKAELAKVMQFLSITDQFFLNLAMAYCKAAMDAGADIKQGTIVTVMTRNGENFGIKISGMGDRWFTAPVNTPEGLFFSGYSQADANPDIGDSAITETFGIGGAAMVAAPGVTRFVGASGGMSAATDISEEMAEIYLERNMMLQIPTWDFQGACLGLDARRVVETGITPLINTGIAHREAGVGQIGAGTVRAPLGCFEKAIEALAAELGIKA, from the coding sequence ATGTACGAAACTATTGAACAGGCAAATGCCGCCGTCATCGCCAGAATCCGTGAAGCTCGTCCGCACTGGCAGGATGTTGATTTAGCGAAAGTATTAATTCCAGAACTGGCGCAGGGGCGCAGATTATTACATGCCGGACCACCGGTAACCTGGCAGGAAATGAGTGGCCCTGTACGCGGTGCATGTATTGGTGCCTGTCTTTTTGAGAAGTGGGCTGAAAACGAACAGCAGGCGTTGGCACTGCTGGAGAATGGCGAAATTGAGTTTATCCCATGTCATAACGTTAGTGCAGTAGGGCCAATGGGCGGGATTACCTCGGCAAATATGCCGTTGGTAGTGGTTAAAAACCTGACTCATGGTAACCATGCTTACTGCAATATGAACGAAGGGATCGGCAAAGTGATGCGCTTTGGCGCTTACGGCGAAGATGTTCAGGAACGCCTGCGCTGGATGCGCGATTCTCTGGCTCCGGTACTCAAAGCAGTGCTGGCAACCTATGAAAACGGCCTCGACTTAACTGCGGTGATGGCACAGGCCATTACGATGGGTGACGAATTCCACCAGCGAAACATTGCTGCATCGGCTCTGCTGATGCGTCAGCTGGCACCGCAAATCAGCCTGCTTGATCGTGATAAAGCAGAGCTGGCTAAAGTGATGCAGTTCCTCAGTATCACCGATCAGTTCTTCCTTAACCTTGCGATGGCGTACTGCAAAGCGGCAATGGACGCGGGCGCAGATATTAAACAGGGCACTATCGTCACAGTAATGACGCGTAACGGTGAAAACTTCGGTATCAAAATTAGTGGGATGGGCGACCGCTGGTTTACCGCTCCCGTTAATACACCTGAAGGCCTGTTCTTCTCTGGTTACAGCCAGGCAGACGCCAACCCGGATATTGGTGACAGTGCCATTACGGAAACCTTTGGTATCGGCGGTGCAGCCATGGTTGCAGCCCCGGGTGTAACGCGCTTTGTTGGTGCTTCCGGCGGAATGAGCGCTGCGACGGATATCTCTGAAGAAATGGCGGAGATTTACCTGGAACGCAACATGATGCTGCAAATTCCTACCTGGGATTTCCAGGGTGCCTGTCTTGGACTGGATGCCCGTCGGGTAGTAGAAACCGGCATCACGCCACTGATTAATACCGGGATTGCACACCGCGAAGCAGGCGTCGGGCAGATTGGTGCAGGAACCGTGCGTGCACCGCTGGGTTGCTTTGAGAAAGCTATCGAAGCCCTCGCTGCTGAGTTAGGTATTAAAGCGTAA
- the ybbA gene encoding putative ABC transporter ATP-binding protein YbbA, with amino-acid sequence MPAENILEVHRLSKSVGQGEHQLSILTGVELVVKPAETLALIGESGSGKSTLLGILAGLDDGSEGEVMMLGQPLHQMDEEQRAELRAKNVGFVFQSFMLVPTLNAQENVQLPSLLRGESDRQSREQAAALLAQLGLSERLSHLPAQLSGGEQQRVALARAFNGRPALLFADEPTGNLDRKTGDRIADLLFSMNRDFATTLILVTHDEQLAARCDRRLRLRDGKLWEEA; translated from the coding sequence ATGCCAGCGGAAAACATTCTTGAAGTTCATCGTCTTAGTAAGTCCGTCGGTCAGGGTGAGCATCAGCTTTCCATCCTTACCGGAGTTGAGCTGGTTGTCAAACCGGCTGAAACACTTGCCCTGATTGGCGAATCAGGCTCGGGTAAGTCGACGCTGCTGGGGATACTGGCCGGGCTGGATGACGGCAGTGAAGGGGAGGTTATGATGCTTGGTCAGCCGTTGCATCAGATGGATGAGGAACAACGGGCAGAGCTGCGGGCGAAGAATGTCGGTTTTGTTTTCCAGTCATTTATGCTGGTGCCTACGTTAAATGCGCAGGAAAATGTGCAGCTTCCGTCACTGCTGCGTGGTGAAAGCGATCGCCAAAGCCGGGAACAGGCAGCGGCGCTGCTGGCACAGCTGGGTTTAAGTGAGCGCCTCAGCCATCTGCCTGCGCAGCTATCTGGCGGTGAGCAGCAGCGTGTGGCGCTTGCCCGCGCCTTTAACGGTCGCCCGGCGCTACTGTTTGCTGATGAACCTACCGGCAACCTCGACCGTAAAACCGGCGACCGTATTGCCGATCTGTTATTTTCCATGAACCGTGATTTTGCCACCACGCTGATTCTCGTGACTCATGACGAACAACTGGCTGCGCGCTGTGACCGCCGTCTGAGGTTGCGCGATGGAAAGCTGTGGGAGGAGGCATGA
- the tesA gene encoding multifunctional acyl-CoA thioesterase I/protease I/lysophospholipase L1, which translates to MNFKNVFRWHYPFLFLLAFMTLRATAAETLLVLGDSLSAGYRMSASAAWPALLNDKWKNSPRIVNGSISGDTAAQGLARLPALLKQHQPRWVLIELGGNDGLRGFPPQQIEQQLSQAIKLAQAAKAQPVLMQVRLPANYGKRYTESFAAIYPKLAQEHAIPLLPFFMEQVYLKPEWMQDDGIHPTSAAQPFIADLMAKNLAPLVKHE; encoded by the coding sequence ATGAACTTCAAGAATGTTTTCCGCTGGCATTACCCTTTCCTGTTCTTATTGGCTTTTATGACGCTTCGTGCAACTGCGGCAGAGACACTGCTGGTGCTGGGCGATAGTCTGAGCGCCGGTTACCGCATGTCTGCCAGTGCTGCGTGGCCTGCGTTACTCAATGATAAATGGAAAAACTCCCCCAGGATCGTTAACGGTAGCATAAGTGGTGATACCGCAGCGCAGGGGCTGGCACGTCTCCCGGCACTGCTGAAACAGCATCAGCCGCGCTGGGTGTTGATCGAACTGGGTGGTAACGATGGTTTACGCGGTTTTCCGCCGCAGCAGATAGAGCAGCAGCTGAGTCAGGCAATCAAGCTGGCGCAGGCGGCTAAAGCACAACCCGTGCTGATGCAGGTTCGCCTGCCTGCCAACTATGGTAAACGTTATACAGAATCGTTTGCCGCCATCTACCCTAAACTGGCTCAGGAACATGCGATCCCGCTGCTCCCGTTCTTTATGGAACAGGTTTACCTGAAACCGGAATGGATGCAGGATGATGGTATTCACCCCACATCTGCTGCCCAGCCGTTTATTGCCGACCTGATGGCCAAAAATCTGGCTCCCCTAGTTAAGCATGAGTGA
- a CDS encoding DUF2877 domain-containing protein: MEITALAVSQHASQDEGSLRCVGHFRHAINFLTSEERLLTLHRAGRGLSPMGWVIDEDDFDEVSDCLRENGACHLSATGIELANLRLCYPSVRQDLRLRRQGIISLPSLQASLAGIPASTGLFGPLDNIITHPCRGEPLEIRQLFSNWLRGENVDWSLVLGKGPGLTPGNDDTLMGMLLVAWLDQRVDVKCLPAFFTGTQPLAELTTLVSVHYLQFAAQGIFSTPLQQAAYALLHPEKLPDAVSELLAIGHFSGADTLLGIWLGAEAVNAIH; encoded by the coding sequence ATGGAGATTACTGCACTTGCGGTTAGCCAGCACGCCAGCCAGGACGAAGGTTCATTACGCTGTGTGGGGCACTTCCGGCATGCCATCAATTTCCTGACTTCAGAGGAGAGACTTCTTACCCTGCATCGTGCAGGGCGTGGGTTGAGTCCGATGGGGTGGGTAATTGATGAGGATGATTTCGATGAAGTGTCCGATTGCCTGCGGGAGAACGGCGCTTGCCACCTTTCTGCTACAGGTATCGAGTTGGCTAATTTGCGTCTCTGTTACCCGTCCGTTCGCCAGGATCTGCGCCTCAGACGGCAGGGGATAATATCCCTGCCGTCGCTTCAGGCCTCACTGGCCGGGATCCCTGCCAGCACGGGGCTTTTCGGTCCCCTGGATAACATTATTACCCATCCTTGCCGCGGGGAGCCGCTGGAGATACGGCAGCTTTTCAGCAACTGGCTGCGTGGCGAAAACGTTGACTGGAGTCTGGTACTGGGCAAAGGGCCTGGTTTGACACCAGGCAATGATGACACGCTGATGGGAATGTTGCTGGTGGCATGGCTTGACCAGAGGGTCGATGTCAAATGCTTGCCAGCTTTCTTTACTGGCACTCAGCCGCTGGCGGAGCTAACCACATTGGTCAGCGTTCATTATCTGCAATTCGCTGCACAAGGCATTTTCTCTACACCATTGCAGCAAGCAGCGTATGCGCTGCTCCATCCGGAAAAGCTACCAGACGCCGTTAGCGAACTGCTCGCTATTGGCCATTTTTCTGGTGCGGACACGCTGCTGGGCATTTGGCTCGGGGCGGAAGCCGTTAACGCAATTCATTAA
- a CDS encoding SDR family oxidoreductase has translation MQKSIVITGCSSGIGLVAANDLLRRGYHIIAACRKPQDVARMNELGFSGVLLDLDDAASVERAAAEILILCDGLLFGLFNNGGFGVYGPLKSVSRQQLEQQFATNLFGTHQLTILLLSALIASGSGRIINTSSVMGLISTPGRGAYAASKYALEAWSDALRMELHSSGVRVSLIEPGPIHSRFTDNVQQAEQDKPVKNPGIAARFTLPPEAILPKLHHALESRRPRLRYPVTMVTHAITLLRRLLPGWMMDRFLRQN, from the coding sequence ATGCAAAAAAGCATTGTTATTACGGGCTGTTCCAGCGGAATTGGCCTGGTCGCAGCCAATGACCTTCTGCGCCGTGGCTACCATATTATCGCCGCCTGCCGTAAGCCCCAGGATGTGGCAAGGATGAACGAGCTGGGATTTAGCGGTGTACTGCTGGATCTGGATGACGCTGCAAGCGTGGAACGCGCCGCTGCGGAGATCCTCATACTTTGCGACGGCCTTCTGTTTGGGCTGTTTAATAACGGCGGCTTTGGCGTTTATGGCCCGCTAAAGTCTGTCTCTCGTCAGCAGCTTGAACAGCAGTTCGCCACCAATCTGTTCGGTACACATCAGCTCACCATTTTGCTGCTGTCCGCATTAATCGCGTCGGGTAGCGGGCGTATTATTAATACCAGTTCAGTAATGGGGCTGATTTCAACGCCTGGTCGCGGTGCCTATGCCGCCAGTAAATATGCACTGGAAGCCTGGTCAGATGCGCTGCGTATGGAGCTGCACAGCAGCGGCGTGCGCGTCAGTCTGATTGAGCCGGGGCCTATTCACAGCCGGTTTACTGATAATGTTCAGCAGGCCGAGCAGGATAAACCGGTTAAAAATCCAGGCATTGCGGCCCGCTTTACGCTACCGCCGGAAGCAATACTACCAAAATTACACCATGCACTGGAGAGCCGCCGCCCGCGCTTGCGCTATCCTGTGACCATGGTTACACATGCCATTACTCTGTTACGCCGTTTGCTGCCGGGGTGGATGATGGATCGGTTTTTACGCCAGAATTAG
- a CDS encoding co-chaperone YbbN, whose amino-acid sequence MSPQATIVEINETNLHQTLEQSMQIPVLFYFWSERSQHCQQLTPLLDRLAQEYAGQFILARLDCDAEPAVAQQFGLRSIPTVYLFQNGQPVDGFQGPQPEEAVRALLEKVLPKAEDLKAQQAMQLMEEGKLIDALPLLKDAWAVSNQRSDIGFLLAEVLIGLNRSEEAEAVLKAVPLQDQDTRYQGLIAQIDLLKQAADTPEIQQLQQQIEAEPDNAELATQLALQYHQVGRNEEALELLFSHLKKDLGAANGQARKILQEILAALGTGDALAAKYRRQLYSLLY is encoded by the coding sequence ATGTCACCACAAGCAACTATTGTTGAAATTAATGAAACCAACCTGCATCAGACGCTGGAACAGTCGATGCAGATCCCGGTACTTTTTTATTTCTGGTCTGAACGAAGCCAGCACTGTCAGCAGCTTACGCCACTGCTTGATCGTCTGGCGCAGGAGTACGCCGGGCAATTTATTCTGGCCAGACTGGATTGTGATGCTGAACCTGCCGTAGCACAGCAGTTTGGGCTACGCTCAATTCCTACAGTGTATCTGTTCCAGAACGGCCAGCCGGTTGATGGTTTCCAGGGGCCACAGCCGGAAGAAGCGGTACGCGCTCTGCTGGAAAAAGTATTGCCGAAAGCTGAAGACCTCAAGGCCCAGCAGGCTATGCAGCTGATGGAGGAAGGCAAGCTGATCGATGCTTTGCCGCTGCTGAAAGATGCATGGGCAGTGAGCAATCAACGTAGCGACATCGGCTTTCTGCTGGCCGAAGTGTTGATCGGGCTTAACCGCAGCGAAGAAGCCGAAGCGGTGTTGAAAGCGGTACCATTGCAGGATCAGGATACGCGTTATCAGGGGCTGATTGCCCAGATTGATCTGCTTAAACAGGCTGCGGACACGCCGGAAATTCAGCAACTGCAACAGCAAATTGAAGCTGAACCTGATAATGCCGAGCTGGCAACTCAGCTGGCATTGCAATACCACCAGGTCGGCCGCAATGAGGAAGCGCTAGAGCTGCTGTTCTCCCACCTCAAAAAAGATCTTGGCGCTGCCAATGGTCAGGCACGCAAAATCTTGCAGGAGATTCTCGCGGCGCTGGGCACCGGTGATGCACTGGCTGCAAAATATCGCCGCCAGCTCTACTCTCTGCTGTATTAA
- the ybbP gene encoding putative ABC transporter permease subunit YbbP: MIWRWFWREWKSPSLLIVWLALTLAVACVLALGSLSDRMEKGLSQQSRDFMAGDRTLSSSKEIPAAWLEQALAEGLQVGRQLSFMTMTFAGDTPQLASVKAVDNLYPMFGQLTTAPPGLKPAAGTVLAAPRLLALLERKAGDSLDVGDTTLRIGGEVIQEPDAGFNPFQTAPRLLMNLADVEKTGAIQPGSRITWRYKFSGTPAQLARYDSYIEARLTPDQRWISVENSEDALGKSMQRAQQFLLLSALLTLMLAIAAVAVAMSHYCRSRYDLVAVLKTLGANRIALRKLIIGQWLAVLLLAAVVGSAIGLGFEALLLRMLRPVLPGELPAASAWPWLWAIGSLFVISLLVGLRPYRLLLATQPLRVLRRDAVANIWPLKIYLPAMALVVIGLLAVLVGGSKLLWALVAGIVLLSLLLGAIGWGGLLLLRRLTLRNLAFRLAVNRLLRQPWTTLSQLAAFSLSFMLLALLLVMRGDLLDRWQQQLPPDSPNYFLLNITEQQVPQVQAFLQQHQVKAGTFYPVARVRLTGINHKPADPAQDESLNRELNLTWLKDLPDHNPMTAGSWPPKSGEVSIEQELANRLGVKLGDTLTFTGDTQEFSARISSMRKVDWESLKPNFFFIFPPGALDGQPQTWLTSFRMDNDNATLAQLNRQFPTLSLLDIGSILRQIGQVLAQVSQALEIMVILVTACGVLLLLAQIQVGMRQRRQELVVYRTLGASKKLLRGTLWCEFALLGVVSGVAAAIGAEAALWGLQRKVFDFPWQPDFVLWLVLPLTGALLLSLCGGWLGIRLLKGKALFRGYYAG; the protein is encoded by the coding sequence ATGATTTGGCGCTGGTTTTGGCGTGAGTGGAAATCCCCCTCACTGCTGATTGTCTGGCTGGCATTAACGCTGGCGGTGGCCTGCGTGCTTGCCCTTGGATCGCTCAGTGACCGCATGGAAAAAGGGTTAAGCCAGCAGAGTCGTGACTTTATGGCGGGCGACCGTACCCTGAGCAGCAGTAAAGAAATCCCTGCCGCCTGGCTGGAGCAGGCGCTTGCCGAGGGGTTGCAGGTAGGGCGTCAGCTAAGTTTTATGACCATGACCTTTGCCGGAGATACTCCGCAGCTGGCCTCAGTCAAGGCCGTGGATAACCTCTACCCGATGTTTGGTCAGCTCACAACGGCTCCGCCTGGATTAAAGCCAGCAGCAGGAACCGTACTGGCCGCACCGCGTTTGCTGGCATTGCTGGAAAGAAAAGCGGGGGATTCCCTCGATGTAGGAGATACAACTCTGCGCATCGGGGGGGAGGTGATTCAGGAGCCGGATGCGGGCTTTAATCCTTTCCAGACTGCGCCGAGACTGCTGATGAATCTGGCCGACGTGGAGAAAACTGGCGCTATTCAACCCGGCAGCCGCATTACCTGGCGCTATAAGTTCTCCGGTACTCCGGCGCAGCTGGCACGTTACGACAGCTATATAGAAGCGCGCCTGACACCCGATCAGCGCTGGATAAGCGTGGAAAATAGCGAGGATGCGCTGGGTAAATCCATGCAGCGCGCCCAGCAATTCCTGCTGCTGTCGGCACTGCTAACGTTGATGCTGGCAATTGCGGCCGTGGCCGTGGCGATGAGCCATTACTGCCGTAGCCGTTACGATCTGGTGGCGGTGCTCAAAACGCTCGGTGCCAACCGCATTGCACTGCGTAAACTGATTATCGGACAGTGGCTTGCCGTGCTGTTGCTGGCGGCCGTCGTAGGGAGTGCCATCGGGCTGGGCTTTGAAGCTCTGCTGCTGCGCATGCTGCGTCCGGTATTACCGGGTGAACTCCCTGCGGCCAGCGCCTGGCCGTGGCTGTGGGCGATTGGGTCATTGTTTGTGATTTCACTGCTGGTGGGATTGCGCCCGTATCGCCTGCTGCTGGCAACACAGCCGCTGCGCGTTCTGCGACGTGATGCTGTCGCTAATATCTGGCCTCTGAAAATCTATTTGCCAGCGATGGCACTGGTAGTCATTGGCCTGCTGGCCGTGCTGGTGGGTGGCAGCAAGCTGCTCTGGGCGCTGGTGGCGGGCATTGTGCTGCTGTCACTGCTGCTGGGAGCAATAGGTTGGGGCGGGCTGCTGCTGCTGCGTCGTCTGACGTTGCGTAATCTGGCGTTTCGCCTGGCGGTCAACCGGTTGCTGCGTCAGCCCTGGACCACGCTCAGTCAGCTGGCGGCTTTTTCCCTGTCGTTTATGCTCCTTGCTCTCCTGCTGGTAATGCGGGGTGATCTGCTTGATCGCTGGCAGCAGCAGCTACCGCCGGACAGCCCTAACTACTTTCTGCTGAATATTACCGAACAACAGGTTCCGCAGGTGCAGGCGTTTCTGCAACAGCATCAGGTGAAAGCCGGGACTTTCTACCCGGTGGCCCGTGTGCGCCTGACAGGCATTAATCATAAACCTGCCGATCCGGCGCAGGATGAATCCCTGAATCGTGAGCTGAACCTGACGTGGCTGAAAGATCTTCCCGATCATAATCCAATGACGGCAGGAAGCTGGCCGCCAAAAAGTGGAGAGGTATCGATTGAGCAGGAGCTGGCAAACCGTCTGGGCGTAAAGCTGGGCGATACGCTGACTTTTACGGGTGATACTCAGGAGTTCAGTGCCAGAATCAGCAGTATGCGTAAAGTGGACTGGGAAAGCCTGAAACCGAACTTTTTCTTTATCTTCCCGCCGGGTGCACTGGACGGGCAGCCGCAAACCTGGCTGACCAGCTTCCGTATGGATAATGATAATGCCACCCTGGCACAGCTTAACCGCCAGTTCCCGACGCTCAGTCTGCTGGATATCGGCAGCATTCTGCGGCAGATAGGGCAGGTGCTGGCGCAGGTCAGCCAGGCGCTGGAGATAATGGTGATCCTGGTGACTGCCTGCGGGGTACTGCTGCTGCTTGCTCAGATTCAGGTAGGGATGCGGCAGCGACGTCAGGAGCTGGTGGTTTATCGCACCTTGGGTGCCAGTAAAAAGCTGCTGCGCGGCACGCTATGGTGTGAGTTTGCACTGCTTGGTGTGGTCTCTGGCGTGGCGGCAGCAATTGGCGCTGAAGCTGCCCTGTGGGGATTGCAACGGAAGGTCTTCGACTTCCCCTGGCAGCCTGACTTTGTGCTGTGGCTGGTGCTGCCGCTGACGGGAGCGCTGCTGCTGTCGCTTTGTGGGGGCTGGCTGGGAATACGGCTGCTGAAAGGTAAAGCGTTGTTCCGCGGGTACTACGCAGGATGA
- a CDS encoding MFS transporter encodes MATMKRKEFPYWIKTVLIFFLGWVVIYAGRAVLGPVMPQIQTEYGLSQSQLGLIGSLFFLAYTLLQIPAGLLGDRLGRKRILVSGFMLFAVFIAAISISSYFMIFIVLWMLIGAAQGVYYGPQYALSSEAIPQKWITLGSAVIGSGMSFGIALGYYLSSVMVDQFKTSWKMPFLAMAVPVVIVTLLMVVFIREKVPQQQVVSKEEVPAAAESEFRFFDLFKNRNLLMAYITIFCSIYGFFVIITWLPYYLQKERGMDIVHAAGIASIVPWISVLGTLICSYISDKIGRRKPVVLWMLPFSLLAIFGIVYSTSEAALIAVLVLYGFIGKISLNPVLIALVSDNAPRKALSSAFSLYNFFGMAASIFAPYLTGLIADSTGSLNAGFYFAGLITIIGFIAMLFVREGKPSQTA; translated from the coding sequence ATGGCAACTATGAAAAGAAAGGAATTCCCTTACTGGATTAAAACCGTTCTGATTTTCTTCCTCGGATGGGTTGTTATCTATGCTGGGCGGGCGGTGCTTGGCCCCGTGATGCCGCAGATTCAGACTGAGTATGGCTTGTCGCAGAGCCAGCTGGGCCTGATTGGTAGCCTGTTCTTCCTTGCTTATACCCTGTTGCAGATACCGGCTGGATTGCTGGGCGATCGACTGGGCAGAAAACGCATTCTTGTCAGTGGTTTTATGCTGTTTGCGGTGTTTATCGCGGCTATCAGCATCTCCTCTTACTTTATGATTTTCATCGTTCTCTGGATGTTGATTGGCGCGGCACAAGGGGTTTACTACGGCCCGCAGTACGCACTTTCATCAGAGGCTATTCCCCAAAAATGGATCACGCTCGGCAGTGCGGTAATCGGCAGTGGGATGTCATTTGGTATCGCCCTGGGGTACTACCTCTCCAGCGTGATGGTTGACCAATTCAAAACATCCTGGAAAATGCCTTTCCTGGCAATGGCAGTCCCGGTGGTTATTGTGACACTGCTGATGGTGGTGTTTATTCGTGAAAAGGTGCCCCAGCAGCAGGTCGTTAGCAAAGAGGAAGTTCCCGCAGCGGCGGAAAGTGAGTTCAGATTTTTCGATCTGTTTAAAAACCGAAACTTGCTGATGGCATATATCACTATCTTTTGCTCGATTTACGGTTTCTTTGTGATCATTACCTGGCTACCGTATTACCTGCAAAAAGAGCGCGGTATGGATATTGTGCATGCAGCGGGTATTGCCTCAATTGTGCCGTGGATTTCGGTATTAGGTACGCTGATTTGCAGCTATATCTCGGATAAGATAGGTCGCAGAAAGCCGGTAGTATTGTGGATGTTGCCATTTTCGCTGCTGGCGATTTTTGGCATTGTTTACTCTACCAGTGAAGCCGCGCTGATTGCCGTTCTGGTGCTGTATGGTTTTATTGGAAAAATCAGTCTGAACCCAGTTCTGATAGCCCTGGTATCAGATAACGCTCCGCGTAAGGCACTCAGTTCAGCCTTTAGTTTGTACAACTTTTTCGGTATGGCGGCGTCGATTTTTGCTCCGTATCTTACCGGCCTTATTGCTGACAGCACCGGTTCACTGAATGCCGGATTCTACTTTGCTGGATTGATCACCATCATTGGTTTTATCGCCATGCTGTTTGTCAGAGAGGGAAAACCGTCGCAGACCGCTTAA